The Ferrimicrobium sp. sequence CTACGATGTGAAGCGCACCGCGAGTGTGTAGAGATCTGCCCGGTCGGAGCCATCGATTGGCGCATTCACCTCGACACCGAGTCAGAGGCTGGCATTCGATGACCGTCTCGAGTATCGAACTGGAGAGCTTCGCTAGGATTCAACGTGAAGTCGACTTTTCCCATCTCAGTCGCCAAGGTGCTGAGATCGCTGCCCGTATCATTCATGCGACCGGCGATACCGAGATCATCCACGAACTCGTTATCAACGATGAGGC is a genomic window containing:
- a CDS encoding 4Fe-4S binding protein produces the protein MITITDACTGCGACIVTCPTHALKPHPRHPRWSALRCEAHRECVEICPVGAIDWRIHLDTESEAGIR